One segment of Eschrichtius robustus isolate mEscRob2 chromosome 3, mEscRob2.pri, whole genome shotgun sequence DNA contains the following:
- the LYPLAL1 gene encoding lysophospholipase-like protein 1 isoform X1 → MAVMSGSVRLQRCMVSPAGRHSASLIFLHGSGDSGPGLRTWIEQVLNQDLTFQHIKVIYPTAPPRPYTPLKGGFSNVWFDRFKISNDCPEHLESIDVMCQVLTDLIDGEVKSGIKKNRILVGGFSMGGCMAMHLAYRNHQDVAGVFALSSFLNKTSAVYQALQKSDGVLPELFQCHGTADELVLHSWGEETNSVLKSLGVSTKFHSFPGVYHELSKAELEKLKSWILTKLPD, encoded by the exons ATGGCGGTTATGTCGGGTTCAGTTCGCCTGCAACGCTGCATGGTGTCGCCGGCTGGGAGGCACAGCGCCTCTCTGATCTTCCTGCACGGCTCAG GTGATTCTGGACCAGGATTGAGAACGTGGATCGAGCAAGTTTTAAATCAAGATTTAACATTCCAGCACATAAAAGTTATCTATCCAACAGCTCCTCCCAG GCCATATACTCCTTTGAAAGGAGGATTCTCCAATGTATGGTTTGACAGATTTAAAATATCTAATGACTGCCCAGAACACCTTGAATCAATTGATGTAATGTGTCAGGTGCTTACAGATTTGATTGATGGTGAAGTAAAAAGTGGTATCAAGAAGAACAGGATATTAGTAG GAGGATTTTCTATGGGAGGGTGCATGGCAATGCATTTAGCATACAGAAATCATCAGGATGTGGCAGGAGTATTTGCTCTTTCTAGTTTTCTGAATAAAACATCTGCTGTTTACCAG GCTCTTCAGAAAAGTGATGGTGTCCTTCCTGAATTATTTCAGTGTCATGGTACTGCAGATGAGTTAGTTCTTCATTCTTGGGGTGAAGAGACAAACTCAGTGTTAAAATCTCTAGGAGTGAGCACAAAGTTTCATAGTTTCCCAGGTGTTTACCATGAGTTAAGCAAAGCTGAGCTAGAAAAACTGAAGTCATGGATTCTTACAAAGCTACCAGACTGA
- the LYPLAL1 gene encoding lysophospholipase-like protein 1 isoform X2 produces MIYCQVNCDSGPGLRTWIEQVLNQDLTFQHIKVIYPTAPPRPYTPLKGGFSNVWFDRFKISNDCPEHLESIDVMCQVLTDLIDGEVKSGIKKNRILVGGFSMGGCMAMHLAYRNHQDVAGVFALSSFLNKTSAVYQALQKSDGVLPELFQCHGTADELVLHSWGEETNSVLKSLGVSTKFHSFPGVYHELSKAELEKLKSWILTKLPD; encoded by the exons ATGATTTACTGCCAAGTGAATT GTGATTCTGGACCAGGATTGAGAACGTGGATCGAGCAAGTTTTAAATCAAGATTTAACATTCCAGCACATAAAAGTTATCTATCCAACAGCTCCTCCCAG GCCATATACTCCTTTGAAAGGAGGATTCTCCAATGTATGGTTTGACAGATTTAAAATATCTAATGACTGCCCAGAACACCTTGAATCAATTGATGTAATGTGTCAGGTGCTTACAGATTTGATTGATGGTGAAGTAAAAAGTGGTATCAAGAAGAACAGGATATTAGTAG GAGGATTTTCTATGGGAGGGTGCATGGCAATGCATTTAGCATACAGAAATCATCAGGATGTGGCAGGAGTATTTGCTCTTTCTAGTTTTCTGAATAAAACATCTGCTGTTTACCAG GCTCTTCAGAAAAGTGATGGTGTCCTTCCTGAATTATTTCAGTGTCATGGTACTGCAGATGAGTTAGTTCTTCATTCTTGGGGTGAAGAGACAAACTCAGTGTTAAAATCTCTAGGAGTGAGCACAAAGTTTCATAGTTTCCCAGGTGTTTACCATGAGTTAAGCAAAGCTGAGCTAGAAAAACTGAAGTCATGGATTCTTACAAAGCTACCAGACTGA